In Candidatus Vogelbacteria bacterium, the following proteins share a genomic window:
- a CDS encoding ATP-binding protein, translated as MSKDFFITGIPTSGKSYLAEKLAKETGGVHVRIDDWREKEAGDPRFKQAINFYLDQDEKTYYTTTTFDEQWVNLVWQSEELWPGIIEYIQSFAGEARPVIFEGVNLLPHLVKRDLDWSGLCLIGTTFEETLRRNIADPRWGDTEELQKLEAESFFYGERPRYQAEAQKYGYSVFTSAEEAYPEVLKLL; from the coding sequence ATGTCCAAAGACTTTTTTATCACCGGTATTCCAACTTCTGGTAAATCATATTTAGCAGAAAAGTTAGCTAAAGAGACTGGTGGGGTACATGTGCGGATTGATGATTGGCGAGAGAAAGAGGCTGGCGATCCACGATTTAAACAAGCGATTAATTTCTATCTAGACCAAGACGAAAAAACTTATTACACGACCACTACTTTTGACGAACAATGGGTCAACTTGGTCTGGCAATCAGAAGAGTTGTGGCCGGGGATTATAGAATATATCCAGTCTTTTGCTGGTGAAGCTCGACCGGTTATTTTTGAAGGGGTTAATCTTTTACCTCATTTAGTTAAACGAGATTTAGATTGGTCTGGTCTTTGTTTGATCGGAACCACTTTTGAGGAAACATTGCGACGTAATATAGCTGACCCACGTTGGGGTGACACTGAGGAATTGCAAAAATTAGAAGCCGAGTCTTTTTTCTACGGTGAACGTCCACGATATCAAGCTGAAGCGCAAAAGTATGGTTATTCAGTCTTTACGAGTGCTGAAGAAGCCTATCCTGAGGTCTTAAAATTGCTGTAG
- a CDS encoding TfoX/Sxy family protein, with the protein MTSSEFCDYVVYDLLAHMSGVTFKRMFSGFGLYLDGVVFGIIADGELYFKVDETNRVKYELAGSHPFVYFNGKKDTTLSYWQVPAEILEQPRELEEWVLDSVQINLLKTKKEKKK; encoded by the coding sequence ATGACCTCATCAGAATTTTGTGATTATGTAGTTTATGATTTATTGGCCCACATGTCTGGAGTGACTTTCAAGCGGATGTTTAGTGGGTTTGGTTTATATCTAGATGGAGTAGTTTTTGGGATTATTGCCGATGGAGAATTGTATTTTAAAGTTGATGAAACAAATCGGGTTAAATATGAATTAGCCGGTAGTCACCCCTTTGTTTATTTTAATGGTAAAAAAGATACAACCTTGTCTTATTGGCAGGTGCCGGCGGAAATTTTGGAACAACCAAGGGAATTGGAAGAGTGGGTGTTGGATTCGGTGCAAATAAATTTACTCAAAACGAAAAAAGAAAAGAAAAAATAA
- a CDS encoding AAA family ATPase — MTQTDALNILKTGASIFLTGNAGSGKTYLLNRYIEWLSDCGIGFAVTASTGIAATHLGGQTIHSFTGIGIRQELSPYDLDELGSRKYLHDRFSKVKVLIIDEVSMLHASTLDLVDEVCRLFKDGDKPFGGLQIIMSGDFFQLPPIDRNRESDDVTAFAYNARAWRALDPVICYLTEQHRQHDDNFSNILNAIRNGSVDQDVVDQLSSRVGLDEAEMTVTRLYAHNHDIDRVNLAELATLEEDVHYYDMVTKGKSNLVETLKKSVLAPEHLALKPGALVMCVKNNYERGYVNGTLGTVVSCEADAPVIKTKQGKIIKVFPESWAIEEDGKIKAEVAQVPLRLAWAITIHKSQGMSLDSAVIDLSRSFTHGMGYVALSRLRTLDGLYLQGFNNMALSVHPGVASLDVGLHKQSRLAERAVQSLGEEKMADKHRAFVARVGGTWPEVGTVKDKKTSKQKRSLVDKTKGATEVETAKMISEGKTIAQVAKERKLTTSTIFTHLEKALTNEVPVKLDHLKPNHDLLTKIKKAFHKTKDNKLSPVKTILDKEGFDCSFDDIRLARLFVEFKK; from the coding sequence ATGACTCAAACCGACGCTCTTAATATTTTAAAAACTGGGGCCAGTATTTTTCTGACTGGTAACGCTGGTAGTGGTAAGACCTATTTACTCAATCGGTATATTGAGTGGCTGAGTGATTGTGGAATTGGTTTTGCGGTCACCGCTTCGACTGGTATTGCCGCCACTCACCTAGGTGGCCAAACTATCCACTCTTTTACAGGGATTGGAATTAGACAAGAGTTGAGTCCTTATGATTTAGACGAATTAGGTAGTCGAAAATATTTACACGATCGGTTTAGTAAAGTTAAAGTGTTGATTATTGATGAGGTGTCGATGCTGCACGCTAGCACCCTTGATTTGGTCGACGAGGTTTGTCGCTTGTTTAAAGATGGAGACAAACCATTTGGTGGGTTACAGATTATTATGTCGGGTGATTTTTTCCAATTACCGCCGATTGACCGTAATCGAGAATCAGATGACGTGACCGCTTTTGCTTATAATGCTCGAGCGTGGCGAGCGCTGGATCCGGTTATTTGTTATCTTACCGAACAACATCGTCAACATGATGATAATTTTTCTAATATTTTAAATGCTATTCGTAATGGGTCGGTGGACCAGGATGTGGTCGACCAGTTGTCGTCTCGAGTGGGTCTGGATGAGGCTGAGATGACGGTGACGAGACTTTATGCTCACAATCATGATATTGACCGGGTCAACCTCGCTGAACTCGCTACCTTGGAAGAAGATGTTCATTATTACGACATGGTCACCAAAGGTAAAAGTAACTTAGTTGAAACTCTCAAAAAAAGTGTCTTAGCGCCAGAACATTTAGCTTTGAAACCCGGGGCTTTGGTAATGTGTGTTAAAAATAATTATGAACGCGGTTATGTGAACGGCACTTTGGGGACAGTGGTGTCCTGTGAAGCTGATGCGCCAGTGATCAAAACCAAGCAGGGTAAAATTATTAAAGTTTTTCCTGAATCTTGGGCGATCGAAGAAGATGGCAAAATAAAAGCCGAGGTTGCTCAGGTGCCGTTGCGCTTAGCTTGGGCGATTACTATCCATAAAAGTCAGGGAATGAGTTTGGATTCGGCGGTGATCGACCTATCTCGCTCTTTTACTCACGGGATGGGTTATGTGGCATTATCTCGATTGCGGACTCTCGATGGTCTGTATCTGCAGGGGTTCAACAATATGGCTTTGTCGGTTCATCCTGGGGTGGCAAGTCTTGATGTGGGATTACATAAACAGTCACGTTTAGCTGAACGAGCGGTGCAAAGCCTGGGGGAAGAAAAAATGGCAGATAAACATCGAGCTTTTGTGGCTCGGGTGGGTGGGACTTGGCCTGAAGTTGGAACAGTTAAAGATAAAAAAACTAGCAAACAAAAAAGATCTTTGGTGGACAAAACCAAGGGAGCGACGGAAGTGGAGACCGCGAAAATGATTTCTGAAGGTAAAACTATTGCTCAGGTAGCCAAAGAACGAAAATTGACGACGAGTACTATTTTCACCCATTTAGAAAAAGCTTTAACCAACGAGGTACCAGTAAAATTAGATCACCTGAAGCCGAATCACGATCTGTTAACTAAGATTAAAAAAGCTTTTCATAAAACCAAAGATAATAAATTGTCACCGGTCAAAACTATTTTAGATAAAGAAGGTTTTGATTGTTCTTTTGATGATATTCGGTTAGCTCGATTATTTGTTGAGTTTAAGAAATAA
- the pyrH gene encoding UMP kinase, with protein MYKRVLLKLSGEQFAGKQAFGIDVDFVATLAEEIKVLLADTKVQLAIVVGGGNFLRGATLAKNESMIERATADYMGMLATVMNGMALVDILEKKGQPARLQTRVQINSVAEPYIRRRAIRHLEKGRVVIVAGGTGNPYVTTDTAAVSTALEIDCELVLKATKVDKVYTKDPNKYPDAEAISKISYLDVLKNQEINVMDNAAISLAMDHHLPIRVFDLLTKGNVSQIVSGADVGTLISN; from the coding sequence ATGTATAAAAGAGTATTGCTAAAGTTGTCGGGTGAACAATTTGCTGGTAAACAAGCTTTCGGTATTGATGTTGATTTTGTGGCTACTTTAGCAGAAGAAATAAAAGTACTACTGGCTGATACCAAAGTTCAGTTGGCGATTGTAGTTGGTGGAGGTAACTTTTTGCGAGGAGCAACTCTAGCTAAAAACGAATCAATGATCGAACGAGCAACTGCTGACTATATGGGTATGTTGGCAACAGTGATGAACGGGATGGCCTTGGTGGATATTTTGGAAAAGAAAGGTCAGCCTGCCCGGTTGCAAACGAGAGTTCAGATCAACTCAGTGGCTGAGCCATATATTCGCCGTCGAGCGATTCGTCATTTAGAAAAAGGCCGAGTGGTAATCGTGGCTGGTGGAACCGGTAATCCTTATGTGACCACTGACACCGCGGCTGTTTCAACTGCTTTGGAGATTGATTGTGAATTAGTATTGAAAGCGACTAAAGTTGATAAAGTTTACACCAAAGATCCCAACAAATATCCTGACGCCGAAGCAATTTCTAAAATCTCTTATTTAGATGTCTTAAAAAACCAAGAAATAAATGTCATGGATAATGCGGCTATTTCTTTAGCGATGGACCATCACCTGCCGATTCGTGTTTTTGATCTTTTAACCAAAGGTAATGTCAGTCAGATTGTGAGTGGGGCTGACGTGGGTACTTTGATTTCTAATTAG
- a CDS encoding PD-(D/E)XK nuclease family protein — MAIDKYTAVWVSHSSMGDFLKCPRAYFLHNVYKDPKTNHKISLVSPAMSLGQAVHNTIEALKTIPVADRLKRDLLSDFEINWQEVSGRKGGFKSEGEESEAKARGRAMIERVINQPGPLAQKTVKLPEAHNSMPPNFYLSEDDNIILCGLIDWLEYIEADDSVKVLDFKTGKHEESDDSLQLPIYLLLLNALQKRKVSGAAYWYLDRDDEPVDMVLPDPDEAKAKVLAVARQVKQARETKTFLCPKGEGGCFACKPYEQIVAGQAEYLGVGGYGADLYII; from the coding sequence ATGGCTATAGACAAGTATACAGCGGTGTGGGTCTCGCACTCCTCAATGGGGGATTTTTTGAAATGCCCGCGCGCTTATTTTTTACATAATGTTTATAAAGACCCTAAGACTAATCACAAAATTAGTTTGGTTAGTCCGGCAATGTCACTTGGTCAGGCGGTTCATAATACGATTGAAGCTCTGAAGACTATACCCGTAGCTGACCGGTTGAAACGAGATTTACTGTCTGATTTTGAAATAAATTGGCAAGAAGTGTCTGGCCGGAAGGGTGGTTTCAAATCCGAAGGAGAAGAGAGTGAAGCTAAAGCGCGCGGCCGAGCCATGATCGAGAGAGTGATTAATCAGCCTGGACCTTTAGCTCAAAAAACAGTTAAGTTACCAGAGGCTCACAACTCCATGCCGCCCAACTTTTATTTATCAGAGGATGATAATATTATTCTGTGTGGTTTGATAGACTGGTTGGAATATATTGAAGCCGACGACAGTGTGAAAGTGTTAGATTTTAAAACTGGCAAGCATGAAGAAAGTGATGATTCATTGCAATTGCCGATATATTTATTGTTGTTAAATGCTTTGCAAAAGCGCAAAGTGTCGGGCGCGGCTTATTGGTATCTCGATCGAGATGATGAGCCAGTTGATATGGTTTTGCCGGATCCTGATGAGGCTAAAGCCAAAGTGTTGGCGGTAGCTCGACAGGTTAAACAAGCTCGCGAAACAAAAACTTTCTTATGCCCAAAAGGGGAGGGTGGTTGCTTTGCTTGCAAACCTTATGAGCAAATTGTGGCTGGTCAGGCGGAATATTTGGGAGTTGGTGGTTATGGAGCTGATCTTTATATTATTTAG
- a CDS encoding DNA alkylation repair protein has translation MSPQLALKRLSNKNRAKISVSFFKTGPGQYGEGDIFMGVSVPETRRVAKQFSKLSLLEVKKLLQSKIHEERLLALLILVEQFNHGGSQTRTKIFNFYQQNIKQVNNWDLVDLSADKIVGAYLLDKPKDWLDVLAKSKNLWERRIAIVSTFYFIKQNKFDKTFALAEILLNDTHDLIHKAVGWMLREIGKRNELVLEKFLNKHYQQMPRTMLRYAIERLEENKRLAYLKNNI, from the coding sequence ATGTCGCCTCAACTGGCTTTAAAAAGATTAAGTAATAAAAATCGGGCCAAGATCTCAGTTTCTTTTTTTAAGACTGGACCAGGTCAGTATGGTGAAGGTGATATTTTTATGGGGGTGTCAGTGCCTGAGACCAGGCGAGTTGCTAAGCAATTTTCCAAGTTGTCTCTACTGGAAGTTAAGAAATTACTCCAGAGCAAGATTCACGAAGAGCGATTACTAGCCTTATTAATCTTGGTTGAGCAATTTAATCATGGTGGTAGCCAAACTAGGACTAAGATCTTCAATTTTTACCAACAAAATATTAAACAAGTTAATAATTGGGATTTGGTTGATTTGTCAGCCGATAAAATAGTTGGTGCCTATCTCTTAGATAAACCAAAAGATTGGTTGGATGTATTGGCTAAGTCTAAGAACTTATGGGAGAGACGAATTGCGATTGTATCGACTTTTTACTTTATTAAACAAAATAAATTTGATAAAACTTTCGCTCTAGCTGAAATTTTATTAAATGATACTCATGATTTAATTCACAAAGCAGTTGGTTGGATGTTGCGAGAGATTGGTAAAAGAAATGAATTGGTTTTAGAAAAATTCTTAAACAAACATTATCAGCAAATGCCTAGGACGATGTTGCGTTATGCAATTGAAAGATTGGAAGAAAATAAAAGGTTGGCTTATTTAAAAAATAATATATGA
- a CDS encoding NAD(P)/FAD-dependent oxidoreductase, whose protein sequence is MDKTNSIYDVVVIGAGPAGMMAAGTAAATGAQVLLIEKNDSLGKKLLITGGGRCNLTNAEFDNRKLLAKFKDSDKFLFSAFAKWSVQHTLDFFHQHQLDTKVEAEGRVFPVSNKSQSVWDVLVSELKNHNVEILSNSPVKKILTDQGRITGVQLKNNTIITSHSFILATGGQSRPETGSTGDGFKWLEELGHQVTPPSTALVPVSLKNSWLKNLQGISLPDVKITIFQNGVKQAKQHGKILFTHFGVTGPTILNMSREIGELLKYGEVSMTIDTLPNLAEDKLNTELVATLHQDSNKKIKNVLNLLIPSGLVATILELAQINPDQPCHSVTREERLKLIKTLKHLPAEVKGLLGEDKAVTSSGGVKLTEVDFRTMQSRHYSNLYIIGDLLDINRPSGGYSLQLCWTTGHVAGEASTKKPN, encoded by the coding sequence ATGGATAAAACAAATTCAATTTATGATGTGGTCGTGATCGGTGCTGGACCAGCTGGCATGATGGCAGCGGGTACTGCCGCCGCCACTGGCGCCCAAGTTTTGTTGATTGAGAAAAACGACAGTCTTGGCAAAAAACTTCTCATCACTGGTGGTGGCCGCTGTAATCTAACCAACGCCGAATTTGATAATCGAAAACTGCTAGCCAAATTTAAAGACAGTGATAAATTTTTGTTTTCCGCTTTTGCGAAGTGGAGCGTACAACACACGCTAGATTTTTTCCACCAACATCAACTGGACACCAAGGTCGAAGCCGAGGGACGAGTCTTCCCAGTCAGCAACAAATCTCAATCAGTTTGGGATGTTTTAGTCAGTGAACTCAAGAACCACAATGTAGAAATTTTATCCAACTCCCCAGTCAAAAAAATCTTAACTGATCAAGGACGGATTACGGGTGTCCAACTAAAAAATAATACTATTATTACTAGCCACTCTTTTATCCTAGCTACCGGTGGACAATCTCGACCAGAAACCGGCTCAACTGGTGACGGATTTAAATGGTTGGAAGAACTAGGCCACCAAGTCACACCACCAAGCACAGCTTTAGTTCCCGTTAGTCTAAAAAATTCCTGGCTCAAAAATCTCCAAGGGATTAGCCTGCCCGACGTTAAAATCACTATTTTTCAAAATGGTGTCAAACAAGCAAAACAGCACGGTAAAATCTTATTTACCCATTTTGGTGTCACCGGTCCGACCATCTTAAATATGAGCCGAGAGATTGGTGAATTATTGAAATACGGCGAAGTCTCCATGACTATCGACACCCTCCCTAATCTAGCTGAAGATAAATTAAATACTGAGCTAGTGGCTACCCTTCACCAGGACAGTAACAAAAAAATAAAAAATGTTCTCAACCTTCTAATTCCCTCTGGTTTAGTTGCCACCATTTTAGAGCTAGCCCAGATCAACCCCGACCAACCTTGTCATAGTGTTACTCGCGAGGAAAGACTAAAACTAATCAAAACCCTAAAACACCTACCCGCTGAAGTAAAAGGTTTGTTAGGTGAAGATAAAGCCGTAACCTCTAGTGGCGGAGTCAAACTAACTGAGGTTGATTTTAGAACCATGCAATCTCGTCATTACTCCAATCTTTATATCATTGGTGACTTACTAGATATCAACCGTCCTTCTGGTGGCTACAGCCTCCAACTATGCTGGACTACTGGTCACGTCGCCGGCGAAGCTAGCACCAAGAAACCTAATTAG
- a CDS encoding NAD(P)/FAD-dependent oxidoreductase codes for MKVASTKSVSTKPHIVVLGAGFGGLYTVKELLWYFKDEEVDITIVNQTNYFLFTPMLHEVATGSVGHHQVVESLRELLYRTTVKLVVSEVGSIDLAKKTVSTKQGLINFDYLVVALGSTTNFYGVPGADKYTLTLKDLRNAITLRARIIESFEKAANTTDKVKRKELLTFGVIGGGPTGVELVAEMAELFWDNMINLYPNVFKPSEIRLYLFSQAPELLTQLHQSLRQEALRVLKDRGIDVHLASTIIEVKKDGVMLAGKTFIKMGTIIWTAGTTPNTPKFKQEVALDPGRRLMANNFLQMTGWANVYTLGDVASVIDSKSGKPLPMLAQVAVRQADTVAYNLAEEIRGTKNFQSFKYRSMGSLVSLGQWNAVAEMMFLRFSGRVAWYLWRTIYLFKFISWEKRFKIALDWTLGIFSYRDITKA; via the coding sequence ATGAAAGTGGCTTCAACTAAATCGGTGTCTACTAAACCGCATATTGTTGTGTTGGGGGCCGGTTTTGGTGGTCTGTATACGGTTAAAGAATTGTTATGGTATTTTAAAGATGAAGAAGTTGATATTACCATAGTAAATCAAACTAATTATTTTTTGTTTACGCCTATGCTTCATGAAGTGGCGACTGGGAGTGTTGGTCATCATCAAGTAGTTGAGTCGTTGAGAGAGCTTTTGTATCGCACTACAGTAAAATTGGTGGTGAGTGAAGTGGGCTCTATTGATTTAGCAAAAAAAACAGTTAGTACCAAACAAGGTTTAATTAATTTTGATTATTTAGTAGTAGCCCTGGGTTCGACGACTAATTTTTATGGTGTACCAGGAGCGGATAAATACACTTTAACTCTTAAAGATTTGCGTAATGCTATCACTTTACGCGCCCGAATTATTGAATCGTTTGAGAAGGCGGCCAATACTACAGATAAAGTTAAACGAAAGGAATTACTAACTTTTGGGGTGATTGGTGGCGGTCCGACTGGAGTAGAATTGGTAGCGGAAATGGCGGAATTGTTTTGGGATAATATGATCAATCTCTACCCTAATGTTTTTAAACCTAGTGAAATTAGATTATATTTGTTTTCTCAAGCGCCAGAATTACTGACTCAATTGCACCAATCCTTAAGGCAAGAAGCTTTACGGGTTTTAAAAGATAGGGGAATAGATGTTCATCTGGCTTCGACTATTATTGAAGTTAAAAAAGATGGGGTAATGTTGGCTGGCAAAACTTTTATTAAAATGGGGACTATTATCTGGACGGCTGGGACCACTCCCAATACCCCTAAATTTAAACAAGAAGTAGCTCTTGATCCTGGGCGTCGGCTAATGGCTAATAACTTTTTGCAAATGACCGGTTGGGCTAATGTTTATACTTTAGGTGACGTGGCTTCAGTTATTGATTCTAAATCTGGTAAACCACTCCCAATGTTAGCTCAAGTGGCGGTTCGCCAAGCTGATACGGTAGCTTACAATTTGGCGGAAGAGATTCGTGGGACTAAAAATTTTCAATCTTTTAAATATCGATCAATGGGTTCGCTGGTGTCGCTGGGTCAATGGAATGCGGTGGCTGAGATGATGTTTCTAAGGTTTTCCGGCCGGGTAGCTTGGTATTTATGGCGCACTATTTATCTGTTTAAATTTATTTCTTGGGAAAAGCGTTTCAAAATTGCTTTAGATTGGACGTTGGGTATTTTCTCTTATCGCGATATTACTAAAGCCTAA
- a CDS encoding AAA family ATPase: MIIVGITGTLGAGKGTVVDHLKDKYDFKHYSARDFLTAEVIKRGLPVNRDSMVEVGNDLRAKNHPGYIVEQLYKLAFADGHNAVIESVRTPGEIDVLENLPNFYLVAVDAETKIRYDRIVLRNSSTDNVSFDHFKADEEREMTSVDPNKQNLAACIKRAKYLFLNNGSFEDLFVQVDEMVNQINHV; the protein is encoded by the coding sequence ATGATTATCGTTGGTATTACTGGAACATTAGGAGCAGGAAAAGGAACGGTAGTTGATCATCTTAAAGATAAATACGACTTCAAACACTACTCGGCGCGAGATTTTTTAACAGCTGAAGTGATCAAGCGAGGTTTGCCGGTCAATCGCGATAGTATGGTGGAAGTGGGTAACGATTTGCGAGCCAAAAATCACCCTGGTTATATCGTAGAGCAATTATATAAACTAGCTTTTGCTGACGGCCACAATGCGGTGATCGAGTCAGTTAGAACTCCGGGAGAAATTGACGTTTTGGAAAATTTGCCAAATTTTTATTTGGTGGCGGTAGACGCTGAAACAAAAATCCGTTACGACCGGATTGTTTTGCGTAACTCTAGTACTGACAATGTGTCTTTTGATCACTTTAAAGCTGATGAGGAAAGGGAGATGACTAGTGTTGATCCCAATAAACAAAATTTAGCCGCTTGTATTAAAAGGGCAAAGTATTTGTTTTTAAATAATGGTTCATTTGAAGATTTATTTGTCCAAGTTGATGAGATGGTTAATCAAATAAATCATGTATAA
- a CDS encoding tryptophan-rich sensory protein, whose amino-acid sequence MDNTYSWYQTLIKPTWAPPAWLFGPVWTVLYVIIAGSFGYVGYLFLNKRVSFMVVLPFLLNLLFNFIFSPIQFGLQNNYLAALDILLVLITLVWALVAIYPYASWVSFVNLPYLAWVCFATVLQLTVTYINR is encoded by the coding sequence ATGGATAATACTTATAGCTGGTATCAAACTTTGATCAAGCCGACCTGGGCCCCACCAGCTTGGCTCTTTGGTCCAGTGTGGACTGTTCTCTATGTGATCATTGCGGGGTCATTTGGCTATGTTGGTTATCTGTTCCTAAACAAAAGAGTCTCCTTTATGGTAGTGCTACCATTTTTACTGAATCTTTTGTTTAATTTTATTTTCTCACCAATCCAATTCGGCCTGCAAAACAATTATCTAGCGGCTTTGGATATTTTATTGGTTTTGATCACTCTAGTCTGGGCTCTGGTGGCTATTTATCCTTATGCCTCTTGGGTCTCCTTCGTCAATTTGCCTTATCTAGCGTGGGTCTGCTTTGCGACCGTTCTTCAGTTAACGGTGACGTATATCAATCGTTAA
- a CDS encoding cupin domain-containing protein codes for MSKPYITNIEEETITNTNFRQVVFTAPHSQVVLMSLLPGEEIGVEVHKVDQFFRIEAGQGKAVVDDEEYPLADGTALLVPAGSEHNLINTGDVDLKLYTIYSPANHIDGRVHATKDDAVADEEDEAFGN; via the coding sequence ATGTCTAAACCTTATATTACAAATATTGAAGAAGAAACAATTACTAATACTAATTTTCGGCAGGTGGTTTTCACCGCTCCTCACAGTCAGGTGGTGTTGATGTCTTTGTTGCCTGGAGAAGAGATTGGGGTAGAGGTGCATAAGGTTGATCAATTTTTCCGGATCGAAGCAGGGCAAGGGAAGGCGGTGGTTGATGATGAGGAGTATCCTTTGGCAGATGGGACCGCTTTGTTGGTACCAGCTGGCTCAGAGCACAACCTGATTAATACTGGTGATGTAGATCTTAAGCTCTACACTATTTATTCTCCCGCTAACCATATCGACGGTCGAGTTCACGCTACCAAAGATGATGCGGTGGCTGACGAAGAGGACGAGGCTTTTGGGAACTAG
- the msrB gene encoding peptide-methionine (R)-S-oxide reductase MsrB produces the protein MDKEELRQRLTPEQYTVTQEKGTEAPFTGQYVSTKDSGMYNCIVCGAKLFDSNTKFDSGTGWPSFDQALPGAVKEISDESHGMIRTEVVCNNCGAHLGHVFNDGPKDPSIGSGQVTGKRFCINSCSLDLKTEEK, from the coding sequence ATGGATAAAGAAGAGTTGAGGCAGAGGTTAACTCCAGAGCAGTATACTGTCACTCAAGAAAAGGGAACGGAAGCTCCCTTTACTGGTCAGTATGTAAGTACTAAAGATTCTGGGATGTATAACTGTATTGTTTGTGGAGCGAAACTATTTGATTCTAATACCAAATTTGATTCAGGGACTGGTTGGCCGAGTTTTGATCAGGCTTTACCGGGAGCAGTAAAAGAAATCTCAGACGAAAGTCACGGTATGATTCGGACTGAAGTGGTTTGCAATAATTGTGGCGCTCATTTAGGTCACGTATTCAATGACGGACCAAAAGACCCTTCGATAGGCTCAGGGCAAGTAACTGGTAAGCGGTTTTGTATTAACTCTTGTTCACTTGATTTGAAAACGGAAGAAAAATAA
- a CDS encoding MliC family protein, whose translation MNTRNFILVILIVLVGGLIYAYEQGLLSRLTDNGRAFVFTCAEGETIKATFANSQVDLVLSDGRTLILPQVMSASGARYANTEESFVFWNKGNTAFVEENGKMTIGGCVNDNN comes from the coding sequence ATGAACACTAGAAATTTTATTTTAGTTATTTTAATTGTATTGGTGGGTGGACTTATTTATGCCTATGAACAAGGTTTATTGAGTCGTTTGACTGACAATGGTCGCGCTTTTGTTTTCACTTGTGCTGAAGGGGAAACTATTAAAGCCACTTTTGCCAATAGTCAGGTCGACCTGGTTTTGTCTGATGGTCGAACTCTGATTTTACCTCAAGTGATGTCTGCCTCGGGTGCTCGTTATGCTAATACGGAGGAATCTTTTGTTTTTTGGAATAAGGGTAACACCGCTTTTGTTGAGGAAAATGGTAAGATGACTATCGGTGGTTGTGTGAATGATAATAATTAA